One window of Phalacrocorax carbo chromosome 1, bPhaCar2.1, whole genome shotgun sequence genomic DNA carries:
- the CD9 gene encoding CD9 antigen, whose product MPVKGGTKCIKYLLFGFNFIFWLAGTAVLAIGLWLRFDSQTKSIFELESNNTTFYTGVYILIGAGALMMLVGFLGCCGALQESQCMLGLFFFFLFVIFALEIAAAIWGFANKEKVIEELKDFYMETYKKRSQAAARETLKALQLALDCCGLTGGLEAQFMDTCPKKTILESVSVMSCPAAIDDVFNSKLNVIGAVGLGIAVIMIFGMIFSMVLCCAIRKNREMV is encoded by the exons CTTGCAGGGACAGCAGTTCTTGCGATTGGACTATGGCTTCGGTTTGATTCACAGACCAAAAGCATCTTTGAACTGGAATCCAACAACACAACATTTTACACGG GAGTTTACATCCTTATTGGAGCTGGTGCACTTATGATGCTGGTTGGTTTCTTGGGATGCTGTGGTGCATTGCAGGAATCTCAATGTATGCTTGGCCTG ttcttcttcttcctttttgtgaTTTTTGCCCTTGAAATTGCTGCTGCAATCTGGGGATttgcaaataaagaaaag GTTATTGAAGAGTTAAAGGACTTCTACATGGAAACCTACAAAAAGAGATCTCAAGCAGCTGCCAGAGAGACCCTGAAAGCATTACAGTTAGCT ctAGACTGCTGTGGTCTTACAGGAGGTCTCGAGGCACAGTTCATGGACACCTGTCCAAAGAAGACCATCTTGGAGTCGGTTTCTGTAATG TCATGCCCTGCTGCCATTGATGATGTCTTCAACTCGAAATTGAACGTGATTGGAGCAGTTGGCCTTGGCATTGCTGTAATAATG ATTTTCGGCATGATATTCAGTATGGTTCTCTGCTGTGCTATCCGCAAAAACAGAGAAATGGTCTAA